One window from the genome of Variovorax sp. PAMC26660 encodes:
- a CDS encoding helix-turn-helix domain-containing protein — METIATRAKAARKHAKLTQRQAEAASGVKQSSISKIERGDTTRTMGLLALARIYGADPHWLDTGDGPAPWDPVQIRPAQNSANEPAAVYRVVRVPPEVPCFAPGTPDTVPLISWPQAANWDKAGKQAADAARWIPCIAHHSPETYALRVRGDSMISSSGELKNYPEESIIFIDTQLRKPEDGERVIAQLEDGDDITFKTYKEDDGRRWLLPLNPKHEPIRAAFTVLGTVIGKWEDED, encoded by the coding sequence ATGGAGACTATTGCCACACGCGCCAAGGCGGCCCGCAAACATGCCAAGCTGACACAGCGGCAAGCGGAGGCTGCGTCCGGCGTCAAACAGTCCAGCATTTCAAAGATCGAGCGCGGGGATACCACCCGAACCATGGGCCTGCTGGCCCTGGCCCGCATCTATGGCGCCGATCCCCATTGGCTCGACACCGGCGATGGCCCGGCGCCTTGGGACCCGGTGCAGATCCGGCCGGCGCAGAACAGCGCCAACGAACCGGCAGCCGTCTACCGGGTCGTGCGCGTTCCGCCTGAAGTGCCGTGCTTTGCACCCGGCACACCCGACACGGTGCCGCTCATTTCATGGCCGCAGGCGGCGAACTGGGACAAGGCGGGCAAGCAGGCCGCCGATGCCGCTCGCTGGATTCCCTGCATCGCCCATCACAGCCCCGAGACCTATGCGCTGCGGGTGCGCGGCGACAGCATGATCTCGTCGAGCGGGGAGCTGAAAAACTATCCCGAAGAATCGATCATCTTCATCGACACGCAGCTCAGAAAGCCGGAGGACGGCGAACGCGTCATCGCCCAGCTCGAAGACGGCGACGACATCACCTTCAAGACCTACAAGGAAGACGACGGCCGCCGCTGGCTGCTGCCGTTGAACCCGAAGCACGAGCCGATCCGCGCGGCCTTCACCGTGCTGGGCACCGTCATCGGAAAGTGGGAAGACGAGGACTGA
- a CDS encoding helix-turn-helix domain-containing protein encodes MKPRELVLALRAMGLTQKQIQERTGIPQPTVSKIGLGRVSDVMSRHYLALLRAYEQGVKEQAVRPAPFAWPRIND; translated from the coding sequence ATGAAGCCACGCGAGTTGGTGCTGGCGCTGCGAGCCATGGGGCTCACGCAAAAGCAGATCCAGGAACGCACCGGAATTCCACAGCCCACGGTCAGCAAGATCGGACTGGGGCGTGTCAGCGACGTGATGTCGCGCCACTACCTGGCGCTCCTTCGCGCCTACGAACAAGGCGTGAAGGAGCAGGCCGTGCGGCCAGCGCCCTTTGCCTGGCCCCGCATCAATGACTGA
- a CDS encoding ABC-F family ATP-binding cassette domain-containing protein, giving the protein MITLKNVILRRSAKKLLDGATVNLNPGEKVGLVGRNGAGKSSLFALFNGSLHEDGGDFYVPKQWRMAQVAQDMPETDESATEFVVGGDTRLTELRTTLAAIEAAYTENPDDADIGMELAHAYTDLADAGEHDAVPRAQALILGLGFKSHELDGAVNSFSGGWRMRLQLARALMCPSDLLLLDEPTNHLDLDALVWLEAWLQKYAGTMIVISHDREFLDAVTDVTLHIANAQLTRYGGNYSAFETLRAEQMALQQTAFSKQQDKIAHLQKFIDRFKAKASKAKQAQSRVKALERMEKVAPLLAEADFTFEFKEPGNIPNPMLSISNASFGYEIEDAAPKTILRGVSRSVLAGQRIGILGANGQGKSTLVKTIAREMGALAGEVTEGKGLNIGYFAQQELDVLRPQDNPLEHMVRMARELGSAVKEATGEQALRGYLGSFNFSGDMVKQPVGTMSGGEKARLVLAMMVWQRPNLLLLDEPTNHLDLATREALAVALNEFEGTLMLVSHDRALLRSVCDEFWLVGRGVVTDFDGDLDDYQRYLLDEAKRLREEAKVAVRDAANAIETAAATPAKTAVAAASGTESAAASKNPQQRKQDAQDRQQRSDQAKPIKREIAQIDERMAAASTERTALEARLAQPLPPAEIADAGKRLKALNDEIARLEERWLALSDQLEALTA; this is encoded by the coding sequence ATGATTACTCTCAAAAACGTCATTCTTCGCCGCAGCGCCAAGAAACTGCTCGACGGCGCCACCGTCAACCTCAACCCCGGCGAAAAGGTCGGCCTTGTGGGGCGCAACGGTGCCGGCAAGTCCTCGCTGTTCGCGCTGTTCAACGGGTCGCTGCACGAAGACGGCGGCGACTTCTACGTGCCCAAGCAGTGGCGCATGGCCCAGGTGGCGCAGGACATGCCCGAAACCGACGAATCGGCCACCGAATTCGTCGTCGGCGGCGACACCCGCCTGACCGAGCTGCGCACCACGCTGGCCGCCATCGAGGCCGCCTACACCGAGAACCCCGACGATGCCGACATCGGCATGGAACTGGCCCACGCCTACACCGACCTGGCCGATGCCGGCGAGCACGATGCCGTGCCGCGCGCGCAGGCGCTGATCCTCGGGCTGGGTTTCAAGTCGCACGAACTCGACGGCGCCGTCAACAGCTTCTCGGGCGGCTGGCGCATGCGCCTGCAGTTGGCCCGCGCGCTGATGTGCCCCAGCGACCTGCTGCTGCTCGACGAACCCACCAACCACCTGGACTTGGACGCGTTGGTGTGGCTCGAAGCCTGGCTGCAGAAGTACGCCGGCACCATGATCGTCATCAGCCACGACCGCGAATTCCTCGATGCCGTGACCGACGTGACCCTGCACATCGCCAACGCCCAGCTCACGCGCTACGGCGGCAACTACAGCGCCTTCGAGACCTTGCGCGCCGAGCAGATGGCGCTGCAGCAGACCGCCTTCAGCAAGCAGCAGGACAAGATCGCCCACCTGCAGAAGTTCATCGACCGCTTCAAGGCCAAGGCCAGCAAGGCCAAGCAGGCGCAAAGCCGCGTGAAGGCGCTGGAGCGCATGGAAAAGGTCGCGCCGCTGCTGGCCGAAGCCGACTTCACCTTCGAGTTCAAGGAGCCGGGCAACATCCCGAATCCGATGCTGTCGATCAGCAATGCGAGCTTCGGCTACGAAATTGAAGACGCCGCGCCCAAGACCATCCTGCGCGGTGTCAGCCGCTCGGTGCTGGCGGGCCAGCGCATCGGCATCCTGGGCGCCAACGGCCAGGGCAAATCGACGCTGGTGAAGACCATTGCACGCGAAATGGGTGCGCTGGCCGGTGAAGTCACGGAGGGCAAGGGCCTGAACATCGGCTACTTCGCGCAGCAGGAACTCGACGTGCTGCGCCCGCAGGACAACCCGCTCGAACACATGGTGCGCATGGCGCGCGAACTCGGCAGCGCGGTCAAGGAAGCCACCGGCGAGCAGGCATTGCGCGGCTACCTGGGCAGCTTCAATTTCAGCGGCGACATGGTCAAGCAGCCCGTGGGCACCATGAGCGGCGGCGAAAAGGCCCGCCTTGTACTCGCCATGATGGTCTGGCAGCGCCCAAACCTGCTGCTGCTGGACGAGCCCACCAACCACCTGGACCTTGCCACCCGCGAAGCCCTGGCCGTGGCGCTCAACGAGTTCGAAGGCACGCTGATGCTGGTGAGCCACGACCGTGCGCTGCTGCGTTCGGTGTGCGACGAGTTCTGGCTGGTGGGCCGCGGTGTCGTCACCGACTTCGACGGCGACCTCGACGACTACCAGCGCTACCTGCTCGACGAAGCCAAGCGCCTGCGCGAAGAAGCCAAGGTGGCTGTGCGCGATGCGGCCAACGCTATTGAAACTGCAGCTGCAACCCCAGCAAAGACGGCCGTTGCAGCCGCTTCGGGCACCGAAAGTGCAGCCGCCAGCAAGAACCCGCAGCAACGCAAGCAGGACGCCCAGGACCGCCAGCAGCGCAGCGACCAGGCCAAGCCGATCAAGCGAGAAATCGCCCAGATCGACGAACGCATGGCCGCCGCCAGCACCGAGCGCACCGCGCTCGAAGCGCGACTGGCGCAGCCGCTGCCGCCGGCCGAGATCGCCGACGCGGGCAAGCGCCTGAAGGCGCTCAACGACGAAATCGCCCGCCTCGAAGAGCGCTGGCTGGCCCTGTCGGACCAACTGGAAGCATTGACCGCCTGA